A single window of Silurus meridionalis isolate SWU-2019-XX chromosome 11, ASM1480568v1, whole genome shotgun sequence DNA harbors:
- the LOC124393503 gene encoding fibroblast growth factor receptor homolog 1-like isoform X1, whose translation MSLLFQLYKPTSRHQGMESNYSTPTPVFTTPAHTSTTKAFLRCEESYDETLLLYLIIAVCVSMLLIIMMALTWLKRFQMLRRSIRRLQQAAETAALTQSSGPEQVITVEPNHVSASEFNMQSMKSANSSFNTADLTMRQLIKDGREGELYNAKMARGAIKGHTMFTCKIYKKVTKPEQVRNEIMIMQNLSTHRNLLQLVDWNITDVPYMLIMEHVEHGSLRSFLKANKEKLRRENELQHLFTIALYHIAQALDHLHSKMILHCNLALRNILVHRFPHEIKVAEFGMAREIAKDRGLSRNCKTKVNKRIPCRWYPPEYFKYDFYGFEGDVWAFGIIIWEMQTFGTVPYPNLKTSEEVVSHVCAGHRTQEPAGCRPEMLEMMRDCWQEPYLMRPSFMAIVKSLENILENDRDYVNMDSSPVIVQVESKDGDKLS comes from the exons ATGTCCTTGTTATTTCAGTTGTATAAACCTACATCAAGGCATCAAGGCATGGAGTCAAACTATTCAACACCAACACCTGTCTTTACAACACcggcacacacaagcacaacaAAAGCCTTCTTAAGGTGTGAAGAATCATATG ATGAGACCTTGCTGCTTTACCTAATcatagctgtgtgtgtttcaatgcttctgatcatcatgaTGGCCTTGACATGGTTAAAAAG GTTTCAAATGTTGAGGCGCAGCATTAGGAGACTGCAGCAGGCTGCTGAAACGGCTGCTTTAACACAAAGCTCTGGGCCTGAACAAGTCATTACAGTGGAACCAAACCACGTTTCAGCCTCTGAATTTAACATGCAGAGCATGAAGTCAGCT AATTCCTCATTTAACACAGCTGATCTCACCATGCGTCAGCTGATCAAagacggaagagaaggagagcTGTATAATGCAAAAATGGCACGTGGAGCAATCAAAGGCCACACCATGTTCACCTGCAAGATCTACAAAAAGG tcACTAAACCTGAGCAGGTCAGAAATGAGATTATGATCATGCAGAATTTGAGCACACACAGGAACCTGCTACAGCTTGTGGACTGGAATATCACAGATG tGCCCTATATGTTAATTATGGAACATGTAGAACACGGCAGTCTACGCTCCTTCCTCAAAGCGAATAAAGAAAAACTGCGCAGAGAAAATGAGCTACAGCACCTCTTCACTATTGCACTTTATCACATAGCACAAGCCTTGGATCATTTGCACTCCAAAATG ATACTGCATTGCAACCTGGCACTGCGGAatatattggtgcacagatttCCCCATGAAATAAAAGTGGCTGAGTTCGGAATGGCCAGAGAAATAGCGAAGGACCGGGGCCTGTCAAGAAACTGCAAGACGAAAGTCAAT AAGCGAATTCCCTGTAGATGGTACCCTccagaatattttaaatatgactTCTACGGATTTGAAGGAGACGTCTGGGCCTTTGGAATCATAATCTGGGAGATGCAAACATTTG GCACTGTACCCTACCCCAACTTGAAAACGTCTGAGGAAGTTGTTAGTCATGTATGTGCTGGCCACCGAACCCAAGAGCCTGCAGGATGCAGACCAGAAAT GCTGGAAATGATGAGAGACTGTTGGCAGGAGCCCTACTTAATGAGACCTTCCTTTATGGCTATTGTCAAAAGTCTGGAGAACATTCTGGAAAATGATCGC GACTATGTGAATATGGACAGCAGCCCTGTAATTGTACAAGTGGAGTCTAAAGATGGGGATAAATTATCATAA
- the LOC124393503 gene encoding fibroblast growth factor receptor homolog 1-like isoform X2, whose protein sequence is MESNYSTPTPVFTTPAHTSTTKAFLRCEESYDETLLLYLIIAVCVSMLLIIMMALTWLKRFQMLRRSIRRLQQAAETAALTQSSGPEQVITVEPNHVSASEFNMQSMKSANSSFNTADLTMRQLIKDGREGELYNAKMARGAIKGHTMFTCKIYKKVTKPEQVRNEIMIMQNLSTHRNLLQLVDWNITDVPYMLIMEHVEHGSLRSFLKANKEKLRRENELQHLFTIALYHIAQALDHLHSKMILHCNLALRNILVHRFPHEIKVAEFGMAREIAKDRGLSRNCKTKVNKRIPCRWYPPEYFKYDFYGFEGDVWAFGIIIWEMQTFGTVPYPNLKTSEEVVSHVCAGHRTQEPAGCRPEMLEMMRDCWQEPYLMRPSFMAIVKSLENILENDRDYVNMDSSPVIVQVESKDGDKLS, encoded by the exons ATGGAGTCAAACTATTCAACACCAACACCTGTCTTTACAACACcggcacacacaagcacaacaAAAGCCTTCTTAAGGTGTGAAGAATCATATG ATGAGACCTTGCTGCTTTACCTAATcatagctgtgtgtgtttcaatgcttctgatcatcatgaTGGCCTTGACATGGTTAAAAAG GTTTCAAATGTTGAGGCGCAGCATTAGGAGACTGCAGCAGGCTGCTGAAACGGCTGCTTTAACACAAAGCTCTGGGCCTGAACAAGTCATTACAGTGGAACCAAACCACGTTTCAGCCTCTGAATTTAACATGCAGAGCATGAAGTCAGCT AATTCCTCATTTAACACAGCTGATCTCACCATGCGTCAGCTGATCAAagacggaagagaaggagagcTGTATAATGCAAAAATGGCACGTGGAGCAATCAAAGGCCACACCATGTTCACCTGCAAGATCTACAAAAAGG tcACTAAACCTGAGCAGGTCAGAAATGAGATTATGATCATGCAGAATTTGAGCACACACAGGAACCTGCTACAGCTTGTGGACTGGAATATCACAGATG tGCCCTATATGTTAATTATGGAACATGTAGAACACGGCAGTCTACGCTCCTTCCTCAAAGCGAATAAAGAAAAACTGCGCAGAGAAAATGAGCTACAGCACCTCTTCACTATTGCACTTTATCACATAGCACAAGCCTTGGATCATTTGCACTCCAAAATG ATACTGCATTGCAACCTGGCACTGCGGAatatattggtgcacagatttCCCCATGAAATAAAAGTGGCTGAGTTCGGAATGGCCAGAGAAATAGCGAAGGACCGGGGCCTGTCAAGAAACTGCAAGACGAAAGTCAAT AAGCGAATTCCCTGTAGATGGTACCCTccagaatattttaaatatgactTCTACGGATTTGAAGGAGACGTCTGGGCCTTTGGAATCATAATCTGGGAGATGCAAACATTTG GCACTGTACCCTACCCCAACTTGAAAACGTCTGAGGAAGTTGTTAGTCATGTATGTGCTGGCCACCGAACCCAAGAGCCTGCAGGATGCAGACCAGAAAT GCTGGAAATGATGAGAGACTGTTGGCAGGAGCCCTACTTAATGAGACCTTCCTTTATGGCTATTGTCAAAAGTCTGGAGAACATTCTGGAAAATGATCGC GACTATGTGAATATGGACAGCAGCCCTGTAATTGTACAAGTGGAGTCTAAAGATGGGGATAAATTATCATAA
- the apbb1 gene encoding amyloid beta precursor protein binding family B member 1 isoform X1: MSLESTSDLVNENTCVPSSVSLDLRSPHRSLLDTDLGLKGKTKGSSTSSSKSRHIYASTTSSQLLTGNMGGRDDDVSHREDERARNQENEQGHSISGSNTKWMKEGQNQLRKVAEQQDLNRNPDQNLNLTENENPDANPNQNHMLDEQDHDVENNKNLKVLCSDVDIRNTANEPLLIDTSETPKSKEQDEDEDEDEEEESLPASGGEKDTDSSEAQSTTESGKSGEGGSKDRCLLFSKNGAPSDEDSSCMSLSQGSTATSTPDGDTESYWDRSAFETDTDLPAGWMRVRDTSGTYYWHIPTGTTQWEPPSPMEEGAVPERPSSTSPAITPSEEPQVTWNGVPRQNRFNDDLWKEEDVTSDQSLKEFEGATLRYASINLSCTNSEGEEKTSSYSTDGEAKCFAVRSLGWVEISEEEMAPGKSSIAVNNCIRQLSYHKHNLHDTAGIWGEGKDMLLVLENEMLNLIDPLGQTLLHSQPIVSIRVWGVGRDNGRERDFAYVARDKLTHVLKCHVFRCDTPAKNIATSMHDICSKIMAQRKSSKSSLNRLNIDPSKLVDIPVQEFPAPKNELVQRFQVRYLGNVPVAKPVGMDTINTALETALSSRDIADWSPVTVNVASATLTILISDTEEVLSECRVRFLSFMGVGKDVHTFAFIMAEGPGDFICHMFWCEPNAASLSEAVQAACMLRYQKCLDARPPSSISCLPGPPADSVARRVGSSVKKGVQSLLGTFKRSGAQTP, translated from the exons ATGTCTTTGGAGAGCACGTCAGACCTGGTTAATGAGAACACGTGTGTACCCTCTTCAGTGAGCCTTGATCTACGCTCTCCGCACCGTTCTCTCCTGGACACAGATCTAGGTCTTAAAGGCAAAACCAAAGGCTCATCCACATCATCTTCCAAGAGCCGCCATATCTACGCCAGCACCACCTCGTCACAGCTCCTCACCGGTAACATGGGTGGCCGGGACGATGACGTGTCTCACCGCGAGGACGAGCGGGCAAGGAATCAAGAAAATGAGCAAGGTCACTCCATCTCTGGGAGCAACACCAAGTGGATGAAGGAAGGTCAGAACCAGTTGCGCAAAGTGGCGGAGCAGCAGGACCTGAACAGAAATCCGGACCAGAACCTTAATCTGACAGAAAACGAGAATCCAGATGCGAACCCAAACCAGAACCATATGCTTGACGAGCAAGATCACGACGTGGAGAACAATAAGAACCTGAAGGTCCTTTGCTCTGATGTAGACATCAGGAACACTGCTAATGAACCTCTGCTGATCGATACGTCTGAGACTCCCAAGAGCAAAGAGCAAGACGAAGATGAGgacgaggacgaggaggaagaaAGCCTACCTGCCAGCGGTGGAGAGAAAGACACGGATTCCTCCGAGGCGCAGAGCACCACTGAGTCTGGGAAAAGCGGTGAAGGTGGGAGCAAGGACAGATGTTTACTGTTCAGCAAGAATGGTGCTCCCAGTGATGAGGACTCCAGCTGTATGTCTCTGTCTCAGGGGAGCACGGCCACCAGCACTCCAGATGGAGATACAG AGTCTTACTGGGATCGCAGTGCATTtgagacagacacagacctGCCAGCCGGGTGGATGCGGGTGCGGGACACCTCTGGCACCTACTACTGGCACATTCCAACAGGCACCACGCAGTGGGAGCCACCGTCTCCGATGGAAGAGGGAGCAGTGCCAGAGAGACCATCCAGTACCTCCCCTGCAATTACACCCTCTGAGGAACCACAG GTTACATGGAACGGTGTCCCTCGTCAAAACAGGTTCAACGATGACTTGTGGAAG gaGGAAGATGTAACTTCCGATCAGAGTCTAAAGGAATTTGAGGGGGCTACTCTGCGATATGCCTCCATCAACCTTAG TTGTACTAATTCAgagggagaagaaaaaacaagttCCTACAGCACCGATGGAGAGGCTAAG tgttttGCTGTGCGATCTCTGGGCTGGGTGGAGATATCGGAGGAAGAGATGGCACCCGGCAAGAGCAGCATTGCCGTCAATAACTGCATCAGGCAGCTCTCCTATCACAAACACAACCTACACGACACGGCCGGCATCTGGggagag GGTAAGGACATGCTCCTGGTGCTGGAGAACGAGATGCTAAACCTGATTGATCCTCTGGGACAGACCCTTCTTCACTCACAGCCTATAGTCAGCATCCGTGTGTGGGGTGTTGGCAGGGACAACGGCAG GGAGAG GGACTTTGCCTACGTGGCTCGAGACAAGCTGACCCACGTTTTGAAGTGTCACGTGTTCCGGTGCGACACTCCTGCCAAGAACATTGCCACCAGCATGCACGACATCTGCTCTAAG ATTATGGCACAGAGGAAGTCCTCAAAATCAAGTCTAAATAGACTCAATATCGATCCCTCCAAACTAGTGGACATTCCGGTTCAGG AATTCCCAGCACCAAAGAATGAGTTGGTCCAGCGTTTCCAGGTTCGCTACCTCGGTAATGTACCTGTGGCCAAACCAGTAG GCATGGATACAATTAATACTGCCTTGGAGACTGCGCTTTCCTCTAGAGACATTGCAGATTGGAGTCCTGTGACCGTGAATGTGGCCTCTGCCACTCTTACTATTCTTATTTCAGAT ACTGAGGAGGTTCTATCGGAGTGTCGTGTTCGCTTCCTGTCATTCATGGGTGTGGGGAAAGATGTACATACCTTCGCTTTTATAATGGCTGAAGGCCCTGGAGATTTTATCTGCCACATGTTTTGGTGCGAACCCAACGCTGCCAGTCTGAGTGAGGCCGTGCAGGCTGCATGCATG TTGAGGTATCAGAAGTGTCTGGATGCCAGGCCTCCCAGCAGTATCTCGTGTTTGCCTGGCCCCCCTGCTGACTCGGTTGCTCGCAGGGTGGGCTCCAGTGTCAAGAAGGGAGTGCAAAGCCTGCTGGGAACATTCAAGAGATCTGGAGCCCAGACACCGTGA
- the apbb1 gene encoding amyloid beta precursor protein binding family B member 1 isoform X2: MSLESTSDLVNENTCVPSSVSLDLRSPHRSLLDTDLGLKGKTKGSSTSSSKSRHIYASTTSSQLLTGNMGGRDDDVSHREDERARNQENEQGHSISGSNTKWMKEGQNQLRKVAEQQDLNRNPDQNLNLTENENPDANPNQNHMLDEQDHDVENNKNLKVLCSDVDIRNTANEPLLIDTSETPKSKEQDEDEDEDEEEESLPASGGEKDTDSSEAQSTTESGKSGEGGSKDRCLLFSKNGAPSDEDSSCMSLSQGSTATSTPDGDTESYWDRSAFETDTDLPAGWMRVRDTSGTYYWHIPTGTTQWEPPSPMEEGAVPERPSSTSPAITPSEEPQVTWNGVPRQNRFNDDLWKEEDVTSDQSLKEFEGATLRYASINLSCTNSEGEEKTSSYSTDGEAKCFAVRSLGWVEISEEEMAPGKSSIAVNNCIRQLSYHKHNLHDTAGIWGEGKDMLLVLENEMLNLIDPLGQTLLHSQPIVSIRVWGVGRDNGRDFAYVARDKLTHVLKCHVFRCDTPAKNIATSMHDICSKIMAQRKSSKSSLNRLNIDPSKLVDIPVQEFPAPKNELVQRFQVRYLGNVPVAKPVGMDTINTALETALSSRDIADWSPVTVNVASATLTILISDTEEVLSECRVRFLSFMGVGKDVHTFAFIMAEGPGDFICHMFWCEPNAASLSEAVQAACMLRYQKCLDARPPSSISCLPGPPADSVARRVGSSVKKGVQSLLGTFKRSGAQTP, translated from the exons ATGTCTTTGGAGAGCACGTCAGACCTGGTTAATGAGAACACGTGTGTACCCTCTTCAGTGAGCCTTGATCTACGCTCTCCGCACCGTTCTCTCCTGGACACAGATCTAGGTCTTAAAGGCAAAACCAAAGGCTCATCCACATCATCTTCCAAGAGCCGCCATATCTACGCCAGCACCACCTCGTCACAGCTCCTCACCGGTAACATGGGTGGCCGGGACGATGACGTGTCTCACCGCGAGGACGAGCGGGCAAGGAATCAAGAAAATGAGCAAGGTCACTCCATCTCTGGGAGCAACACCAAGTGGATGAAGGAAGGTCAGAACCAGTTGCGCAAAGTGGCGGAGCAGCAGGACCTGAACAGAAATCCGGACCAGAACCTTAATCTGACAGAAAACGAGAATCCAGATGCGAACCCAAACCAGAACCATATGCTTGACGAGCAAGATCACGACGTGGAGAACAATAAGAACCTGAAGGTCCTTTGCTCTGATGTAGACATCAGGAACACTGCTAATGAACCTCTGCTGATCGATACGTCTGAGACTCCCAAGAGCAAAGAGCAAGACGAAGATGAGgacgaggacgaggaggaagaaAGCCTACCTGCCAGCGGTGGAGAGAAAGACACGGATTCCTCCGAGGCGCAGAGCACCACTGAGTCTGGGAAAAGCGGTGAAGGTGGGAGCAAGGACAGATGTTTACTGTTCAGCAAGAATGGTGCTCCCAGTGATGAGGACTCCAGCTGTATGTCTCTGTCTCAGGGGAGCACGGCCACCAGCACTCCAGATGGAGATACAG AGTCTTACTGGGATCGCAGTGCATTtgagacagacacagacctGCCAGCCGGGTGGATGCGGGTGCGGGACACCTCTGGCACCTACTACTGGCACATTCCAACAGGCACCACGCAGTGGGAGCCACCGTCTCCGATGGAAGAGGGAGCAGTGCCAGAGAGACCATCCAGTACCTCCCCTGCAATTACACCCTCTGAGGAACCACAG GTTACATGGAACGGTGTCCCTCGTCAAAACAGGTTCAACGATGACTTGTGGAAG gaGGAAGATGTAACTTCCGATCAGAGTCTAAAGGAATTTGAGGGGGCTACTCTGCGATATGCCTCCATCAACCTTAG TTGTACTAATTCAgagggagaagaaaaaacaagttCCTACAGCACCGATGGAGAGGCTAAG tgttttGCTGTGCGATCTCTGGGCTGGGTGGAGATATCGGAGGAAGAGATGGCACCCGGCAAGAGCAGCATTGCCGTCAATAACTGCATCAGGCAGCTCTCCTATCACAAACACAACCTACACGACACGGCCGGCATCTGGggagag GGTAAGGACATGCTCCTGGTGCTGGAGAACGAGATGCTAAACCTGATTGATCCTCTGGGACAGACCCTTCTTCACTCACAGCCTATAGTCAGCATCCGTGTGTGGGGTGTTGGCAGGGACAACGGCAG GGACTTTGCCTACGTGGCTCGAGACAAGCTGACCCACGTTTTGAAGTGTCACGTGTTCCGGTGCGACACTCCTGCCAAGAACATTGCCACCAGCATGCACGACATCTGCTCTAAG ATTATGGCACAGAGGAAGTCCTCAAAATCAAGTCTAAATAGACTCAATATCGATCCCTCCAAACTAGTGGACATTCCGGTTCAGG AATTCCCAGCACCAAAGAATGAGTTGGTCCAGCGTTTCCAGGTTCGCTACCTCGGTAATGTACCTGTGGCCAAACCAGTAG GCATGGATACAATTAATACTGCCTTGGAGACTGCGCTTTCCTCTAGAGACATTGCAGATTGGAGTCCTGTGACCGTGAATGTGGCCTCTGCCACTCTTACTATTCTTATTTCAGAT ACTGAGGAGGTTCTATCGGAGTGTCGTGTTCGCTTCCTGTCATTCATGGGTGTGGGGAAAGATGTACATACCTTCGCTTTTATAATGGCTGAAGGCCCTGGAGATTTTATCTGCCACATGTTTTGGTGCGAACCCAACGCTGCCAGTCTGAGTGAGGCCGTGCAGGCTGCATGCATG TTGAGGTATCAGAAGTGTCTGGATGCCAGGCCTCCCAGCAGTATCTCGTGTTTGCCTGGCCCCCCTGCTGACTCGGTTGCTCGCAGGGTGGGCTCCAGTGTCAAGAAGGGAGTGCAAAGCCTGCTGGGAACATTCAAGAGATCTGGAGCCCAGACACCGTGA